Sequence from the Raphanus sativus cultivar WK10039 unplaced genomic scaffold, ASM80110v3 Scaffold1035, whole genome shotgun sequence genome:
GGCACGAGATGAAGCAGGAGAAGATGTGGATGTCAAGCTCTATCGAGGGATGATTGGCAGTCTATTGTACTTAACTGCGAGTCGACCGGATTTGTCATTCAGTGTCGGTGTGTGTGCACGATATCAAGCTAAGCCAAAGGTATCACACCTGAATGCAGTTAAGAGGATCATCAAGTACGTCAAAGGAACAGAGAGCTTGGGCGTGTATTACTCGAAGAATTCCAACAAGAACTTggtgggatactgtgatgctgattgggcaggatgtgctgatgatagaaagagtaccagtggaggatgtttctttcttggaaacAATCTTATCTCGTGgctgagcaagaagcagaactcTGTATCACTCTCTACGGCGGAAGCAGAATATATTGCCATGGGTAGCTGTTGCTCACAACTTATCTGGATGAAGCAGATGTCAGCTGATTATGGAATGCAATCGGGTCCCTTTCTTGTGtattgtgacaacaaaagtGCAATTGATATCTCGAGGAATCCGGTCCAACATTCaaggacgaagcacattgacataaggcaccacttcatcagagaattagttgaagacaatcaGGTAGTAATCGAACATGTAGTTACTGATTTGCAGTTGGCTGATATATTCACTAAATCTCTTGAATTTAATCGATTTATCACATTAAGAAATGCAATTGGTGTGTGTAATCTTGATTGTTGAGTCAAGTTGTGCAGAGAATAGTGCAGGTGCTGATTCGGGATGTACATATGATTCAGATTGGTTTTGGAACCCGAGAACGCTGTGGAAAAGAGCTGCTTGATATGCCGTCAATGTTGTAATGGTACAGGTTTCACGTCAATCTGTGGCCCCCCCCTCTCAATAAAAAGAGCCAGCAATGATACAGAAAGAtgctcagaaaataaaaaaaaaaaaaattttgattgattcatgatgggaaacaacaggggtttcacagcacgagaataaagaatgaaaaccgGCAGCATTGATGAAGGCATATCAATGTGAAAGCTAGCCATAAAAAGACAATCGGCTGCACCAGAATATAAGATCTAGGAAGAGTTATATGTGCAGCTTGAATCACGCACTGAGGCAACTCGTGAAGCACTTCACACAAATGGTAACTGAACTGAATTGATCTAATGCTTTATAGTAATCTTGATTCAGCCAATTGTGAGTTGTGACTTGTGTTTTATTACTATCTTGAAAGTCTGATGATACATTAATAATTCACGAATGTGCCtaatgtttgtgtgtttggatGAGAGAAATTAAAATGTTGTAGGCATGCAAAGGAGAGGATAAAAAGTCAGGGACCAGATCTGCAATATCAGAAAaagttgattcagttttattccGTTAAGGGAAGTAGTGGGGAACAAGCCCTAGAAAATCTCCATCGTGCTTAAGAAGCTCAATCTCGCAGCCTCTCTTCACCTCTCACACGATTCTCACACAGAAACTGACATCTATCATGGGGAAAGGAAAGAAATCAGCTCAACAAGCCGAATCATCCAAGGAAGAAAAGCATGCAGAGGCTGAAGGAAGTCGAAGGTTACTCGCTGATGGCGAACCTGAATCGCCTCCACCGAGAAACGATATGCCCGTCTCCGATGCACTCCCTGAGGTCACCGAGGAGCTTGACTCATTCAATACCGCTAATGAGAAAGCCCCTTCAGAGGAGAGCGATGAAAGGACTCCAGGTCTTGGAGAGGAGCCATCTGTGAAGGTTCCTGAAGCAGATCCGCAACCGCAAATCGGATCCACTGGTGCTGCCATTCAAGATGTTCCGGTCACTGCTAAATCACCAGAAGAAAAGGATGAATCTGCTCTACCTCTGGCGATCATTGAAGTTGAGAAGGAGCTAAGTGAAGCTGAGTCTGATTCAGCCAAGAAAGTGGACGATGAACCCAAGGATGATGCTGTTACTGTGGGTTCTGAATCAGATGAAGCTTCCCAGAAGGAAAGGAGGAAGAAACGGGTGCTGAAGAGATTAGGGTTGCGCTCTGGGAAACAGAGAAAGACAGGGGAGTCTAGTACACCAACTCAATCTCAGTTTCTCACACCAGAAGATGCAGCCAAGTCTCCATATTTGGCTAAGGAAGCAGGAGCCTCGCCTCAGCTGAGATCGAGAAGGTCTGGTGATAAAAGTGCTGAACCAATGCCTCCTCTCATCAAGAAAAGGTATGATCAGTTCCTTAAGCGTAAGGTACTTGCTGAGCGTTCGGTGGATCTGAAGGAAGCTGATCAGTGGGGTTACTTGGCCGTTATCAAGAAAGGATCTATGGAATCAACTGTCTCGAATCTTGCAGTGTATGTTGAGCAAGTTGTAGCTGAGTTCTATGCAGGTCTGCCGAGTACTAAAGCTGAAGCGGATGTTGATGAAGTGGTTGTCTCTGTACGGGGACAAGAGTACAAGTTCTCACCTGCGCACCTCAATAATGCCATAGATTGGGAACCACTtactgaggaagaagaggaggaagccgCAACGTTGGATGATATCTCGGTAACTGAGTTAGCTTCTTTCATCACCGGAGATACAAAGACAGAATGGGATGGTCTCACTACAGCGGACCTTACTCCATGCTACGGGGCCTTGATGATCATAGCTGCATACAACTGGATTCCCTCGACTCACAAGACATATGTCTCACTTGAGAGAGCAAGACTGATCTACAAGATGGCTCATGGAGTCCGTGTTGATTTGGGGAAGATGATGTTCAGACAGATTCTTAATCTTGGAGTGATTCAAGTCAATGATGCCCGCTGGTTGATCTTCCCTCGCTTGATCATGGCACTTCTTCAAAGTCAGCAGGCGGTTCCATCCTATCCTAGTGACAAGCTCCAACGTCCGGTTCTCTACAAGAAGGATAAACGAGTGGGCGAGATCTATGAGCAGAGACTGGCAAAAGGAAAGGGACCAGCTAAAGCTGAACCAAAGAGAAGCTCTGCAAGGACAACCCGTCAGGCATCTCCTGCTCCGATCCCTGCTCCACGAACTGCTACACCAAGCTCCAGAACTGCACCACGTCGTGTATCCCTTTATGAACTTGGATCAGTTGCCATCCCTCAAGGACCACTCAGCCGTGTTGATTTGCAAGTGGCACTACAGGACACAACACGAGCCCTTCAAGCGCTAGCTGAGATAGTTCAGGATCTTCAGAGTGCTGTAGCAGGTTAGTATCCCTATCCTTATGAATATGTGAGGTATTTTTCTTGGtgtttttaatccgtgtgctcacaagcagggggagaagaagaagactaggATGTAGAAGACCAAGATTGTGGGGGAGCTGTGTTTTGTTGCTTTGTTTTCATGTCTATGTTATTTCAATTGCACCACTTGTTGCAATTccttgttatccatgttttcagacTGGCTAAGATTATGGGGGAGCATTTGCATATGCtatcttttgatattatgttTTACTTTGCTTAAACCCGGTTTTaggataatataagtatgttcttaaTTGTCTTGAGTTGGTTGGATTAACGTTTAGACATATATACTGGTGCTGTTGTGTGTGGTTGGTTCTTGTCTTCTATCTCAGGTACTTGTGAGACGACGaattaaaaagggggagattgaaggtgtatgggaagacgatgatgtagcagagctgaagtagttcatgaagagtgacatgaactactacatcagagaggtggttcgtgagaagcacgtatcaagaccgatgcattaaaagaagatttaatgaagagggacattaaaggaagacttgaagaagaagcaatcgatctaaaaagaaaaggaagattggcttattcgctgaagtagaagaaatggaaagtttccattgggtagatagattagatctagggcttcctgAAAGATATATAAAGGAAGCGTTGGCAATGTGTTGCCGgttaacacacagggagagcttttagcaatagagaggtttgtacgtcctaagaaggagaagcaaagcatctaggggttaagagcttaggtggttcagagtctgtcttagatctctgaacgagttgactagcaaacaagtcgaggtttgtcttgagcttgtttgatttattgcttttaagaagaacgtgtaagagcttttgaaagaataaatatagtcgtatttcttggaattgaataaccctgtactactgtgtgttctacatagcgTAGCTTGTTTATCTTACATTAACACATTCTAACATATACTTTCGCTGACTAAAGATATAATGCTTATGCATAACATGCCAAGCAACCTATACACAgttaatgaataaattaattcTAAGATCTTATATCAAGTGATCAGTTCAATGCAAGCTTTAGTTTcggttatgaatgaagacaatcgatTTATCACTTATTTATATTAGCTCACGATCCAACAATCTAACACCCTAGACTAATTAAGACGAGTATTcaaccataaaataaaataaaacatagatatcaaaattaaaacacatgaaatacaaatatactgtaaataaaaatatggttTATGAGGTCTTCTCtaaacgagaaagagagagagaagatcaTTTTCCCTTACAAAGTAGCAAATCGTCCAAAATGTAAATCTGTAGAGTTTGGTTTCTCAAGTAAAACTAACGTAGAAAAtgaaagaaatgataaaagaaatatatatgaagTCCTGCAGTGGCTGAGAGAAAAAAGATGGGATAAGTAGAACAAATCCCAAGTTATCATATGATAACTTCCTTAAAAATTTCGAGCAGCGGGACGACTGTTTCCCTTGAGATCATCCACTTGGCTGCTCAGCATGGTTGTTCAACTTGAAGACCTTCCAATTCTTATTCTTTTCTGCGCGTCCTCCAAAACTCCACAACATTTTCTAAATCTGAAATGACTCAAGAAACCTTAAAAAAAATCGATAGAACTTTGAAAACGAATgacaaaacatatatacaatgtgtcaaaaatataatatatcagtAACACACACGGAAAAGCTCGTGCGCACAATCCAGTTTTTGTCCCATATTATCGGTAAACGTAAAACTGTTTATTTCGTATATAAGTAGCAAGCATGAGTCGAGGacatgtaatttcttttttttttccttttcacgagaaggaaaaaaagaatagaaagcTTGAAGGCCAAGAAAGTATTACTAATTATTGTTAAagcttaaatttttaaaaagaaaacaacaacgAAAAGAAACCCCTATAGATAGGGATCAATCATTCCTGAAACTTGGTAAGAACCAACGAGCTCTAGAGAATGAAACAGACGAAGAAACAAGTGGTGGTAGTTGTTCAAACTTGTTTGTATAGTAAGTTCATAATCTTAGtactattttcattttttccaaaattcatCAAATTCTAATTAAGAAcatgatattatcattatttgaaaaaattatctaaataagtatataatatCCGAAAATAATGAATTATAGATTTGTTGCAGACTTGCATGTCTCATTAGGATCTTATACAACTCATCtttccaaataataaaaatctcattttaAAAAGAAGGTGATTCTTGTCCATTTTAGATTGTAGATGATCGCACCATAATGATAATCTATATTCATCATAAAGATCTACAAATTCTgcgtataaataaaaaaagttactaTATACATATGTCTTATGGACATTCATCAAATTAAGTCTTTTGAGAGagtgaaaactaaaaatataatattttctcctAAACTGAAGGCTTCACCGCTAAGATTTCGTCAGATGGCTTCAACACCGTTAGCCCAATCTCCTCCTCATTACAACATATCGGATTGACGATTTGACTCTCCGGTATTGTGGATAGACGATAAAACGATTACCTTTTTAAATGTTATTGAAGCAATTCTAGTTTATTTGAAGAAAGGTTATAAATCGTGGAAACAAATCTCGGAAGGGCATCCGAGAAGACATGGTATTCAAAAATCACAAGCTCTAATTAATGCTCTATTGTCTCACCAATGATTAACTCCGTATTTTCGACTTTTCTGGTGAATTTCCGCTACAGATTTTCTAGAGTTAGCGTAGGAGGAGGCGGCATAAAGCTAGAAAAAGAGAGTATAGAGATATGTTAACAATCTTATGTGTTCCTATGAATCATAGACTGGGTTTACTACTATGTGAACATAATATTTATGCgaatatgtaaattaaaaaattggatAGGACACAAATATATGAAcctacaattaatattttttaaatgttactaTGATGAATACTGATCGATTGATTTTTCTAAGTTCAGAAAGCTGCTAGGGTAAAAAGAGTAGTCTTATTTAAAGGGTAACCAATAACCCTTACCTAAATATAGAAGAGTTGTTCACGTCTCTAATGTCTCTAAGAGGTGAGAGTTAGCTCTTTATAAACTTTCTCCAATAGAAAGCAAGAAAAcgaaaaaaactattttctcCCATATTCCGCCTGATGGCCTCTCACGTTGTCTCTGCTATGGTAGTCACTCCATCTAGACCAAAAAGAAATCTCCATTGCTGGTCCGAGCTTCCCCTAGATCTCATGCGATTGGTCTTCGAGCGCCTTGGATTTGCTGATTTCCAGCGAGCTAAATCAGCTTGTCCGTCATGGCGATCCTGAAGTCCCTTGGTTGTTTCTAATCCCGAAGGACGAGAACTATGGTCTCTTGTTCAATCCTGAAGAAAAAGACAAGTTTTACAAAACTCAAGATCTCGGCAACGACTTTGGAGAGAGTTCTTGTGTGGCGACATATAAAAGCTGGCTTTTGATGGGAACTTATACTGAGGAGGTTTGTCTGTATAATCCATATATCTGTTGAAAAGTAAACTTGATTTGGGTATTGGGCTAATATTTTGCTAATCAATATTTAGCCCAAACTTAGTCTAAATTCTAGAATTATCCTCCACCTCCTTAAGATTAAAAATCTAGATATTTCCATAGAATTATCTAGataattagaataaaataatcTAGATATTATGTTAGAATTCTCtagatttagaattaaaatatgtaagatattttgtattttggaGGCTATAAATACCTCCACTCTCCTCTCTTTTGTATCAATCCAAGTTTGTAAAAACcatctaaataataaaaaatatttttcaaagttataaaaaagctttcttcttcataaagtttctttctcttcaaACACTTAAAATACCTTCTCCATTTCTATAAAGTTTTTCATTCCaacaaagtggtatcagagctacaagtTCTTTTTGAAGATGGCAAACAATGGTGTTCCCCTCCAAGTTCCATTGCTCACTAAGAGCAACTATGACAATTGGAGTCTTAGGATGATGGCTATCTTAGGAGCACATGATGTGTGGGAGATAGTTGAGAAAGGCTTCAATGAACCGGAGAATGATGGTGGTCTATCTCAAACTCAAAAGGATGGTTTGAGAGATTCAAGAAAGAGAGACAAGAAGGCTCTCTGTCTAATCTATCAAGGATTAGATGAAGATACATTTGAGAAGGTTGCTGGTGCAAAGACATCCAAAGAAGCATGGGAAAAGCTTCGGACTTCTTACAAGGGAGCGGAACAAGTTAAGAAGGTACGACTTCAAACTCTAAGAGGAGAATTTGAAGCATTACAAATGAAGGAAGGAGAGCTCATCTCAGATTACTTCTCAAGAGTCTTGACGGTTACTAATAACCTAAAGAGAAATGGTGAGAAGTTAGATGAGGTGAGAATTATGGAGAAAGTCCTTAGATCATTGGATTCAAAATTCGAGCACATTGTTACCGTGATTGAAGAGACAAAAGACTTGGAGACTATGACGATGGAGCAACTTCTTGGATCATTACAAGCTtatgaagaaaagaagaagaagaaagaagatattGTGGAGCAAGTTCTCAAGATGAGAATTGatcaaaaggaagaagctggcCGAAATCATCCGAGACGTGGTGGTGGTCATTTCCGAGGACGAGGTCGTGGTGTCAATGGACGAGGCTGGAGACCACATGAAGAAAGCTTCAATCAAAGAGgagagaattcatcaagaggTCGTGGAAGAGGATATCCAAAATCAAGGTACGATAAATCAAGCATCAAATGCTATGGTTGCGGAAGGTTTGGACATTATGCTTCTGAATGCAAAACTCCAAACAACAATAGAGTTGAAGAGAAGTCCAACTATGTTGAAGAAAGGagtaaagaagaagatatgcTATTGATGGCTTACAAGAAGGATGAATCAAATGAGGTTCACAAGTGGTACCTTGATAGTGGTGCAAGCAACCACATGTGTGGGAATAAAAGCATGTTCGTGGAGCTCGATGAATCGGTGAAAACCGATGTGGCTTTGGGAGATGAATCGAAGATGGAGGTGAAAGGTAAAGGAAATATTCTCATCCGCTTGAAGAATGGAGATCATCAGTTCATTTCCAATGTTTACTATATTCCAAGCATGAAGACCAACATCTTGAGCCTAGGACAACTCTTAGAGAAAGGTTATGACATTCGACTAAAGGATAATAGCCTTTCTTTAAGAGATAAAGCAAATAATCTCATCACAAAGGTGCCAATGTCAAGCAATAGAATGTTTGTCCTAAACATTCAAAATGACACTGCACGATGTCTCAAGATGTGCTACAAGGAGGAATCTTGGCTTTGGCATCTTCGATTTGGGCATCTCAACTTTGGAGGCTTAGAACTACTTTCTAAGAAAGAGATGGTGAAAGGATTACCTTGCATCAACCATCCAAATCAAGTGTGTGAAGGGTGTTTACTTGGAAAGCAATTCAAGATGAGTTTTCCAAAGGAGTCAGAGACAAGAGCAAGAAAGCCACTAGAACTTATACATACAGATGTATGTGGCCCGATCAAACCAAGTTCACTTGGTAAGAGTAACTACTTCCTTCTCTTTATTGATGACTTTTCAAGAAAAACATGGGTTtactttttgaaacaaaaatcagaagtgtttgaaaatttcaaaaagtttaaagccCATGTTGAGAAGGAAAGTGGTCTTAAGATCAAGTCCATGAGATCTGATCGAGGAGGAGAATTTATGTCCAAGGAGTTTCTTAAGTATTGTGAAGATAATGGTATCCGAAGACAGTTGACGGTGCCGAGAACccctcaacaaaatggagtagcagaaaggaagaataggACAATACTTGAGATGGCAAGAAGCATGCTCAAGAGTAAGAAGCTACCAAAGGAGTTGTGGGCAGAAGCAGTGGCGTGTGCTGTCTATATATCAAACCGATCGCCAACAAAGAGTGTTTTAGGAAAGACACCACAAGAAGCTTGGAGCGGAAGAAAGCCCGGTGTTTCACACCTAAGAGTCTTTGGAAGCATTGCTCATGCTCATGTTCCAGACGAGAAGCGGAGCAAACTAGATGATAAAAGTGAGAAGTATGTCTTCATTGGGTATGACGCTAACTCCAAAGGCTACAAGCTTTACAATCCTGAAACAAAAAAGACAATCATCAGCCGGAATGTCATCTttgatgaagaaggagaatgGGATTGGAGATCAAATAATGAAGACTACAACTTCTTTCCATCTTTTGAAGAAGATAATTTGGAGCAACCAAGAGAAGATCCAGCTACACCGCCAACTTCACCAACACCAAGTTCTCAAAGAGATGAAAGCTCAAGTGAAAGGACTCCACGTTTCAGAAGTCTACAAGACATCTACGAGGTAACTGAAAATCAAGACAATCTCACTCTATTTTGTCTATTTGCGGATTGCGAGCCTATGAACTttgaagaagctcaagaaaAGAAGTCATGGAGAAGTGCAATGGATGAAGAAATCAAGTCCATACAAAAGAATGATACATGGGAGCTAGCTTCACTTCCAAATGGGCATAAAGCAATAGGTGTGAAGTGGGTATACAAGGCAAAGAAGAATTCTAAAGGAGAAGTTGAAAGGTACAAGGCAAGATTGGTGGCAAAAGGCTATAGTCAAAGAGCCGGGATCGACTATGATGAGGTATTTGCTCCAGTTGCTCGCTTAGAAACGGTTCGATTAATCATTTCATTGGCAGCCCAAAAGAGTTGGAAGATACATCAAATGGATGTCAAATCAGCCTTCCTAAATGGAGACCTTGAGGAAGAAGTCTACATTGAGCAACCACAAGGCTACATAgtcaaaggagaagaagacaaagtcttaAGGCTGAAGAAAGCGCTTTATGGATTAAAGCAAGCACCAAGAGCATGAAACACTCGGATTGATAAGTACTTCAAGGATAAAAGCTTCATAAAGTGTCCATATGAGCATGCACTTTAtatcaaaacacaaaacaatgATATATTGATTGCATGCTTGTATGTGGATGACCTGATATTCACCGGAAACAATCCGATTATGTTTAAAGATTTCAAGAAGGAGATGACAAAGGAGTTCGAGATGACTGATATTGGATTAATGTCATACTACCTTGGCATTGAAGTAAAGCAAGAAGAAAATGGAATCTTCATTACTCAAGAAGGCTATGCAAAAGAGGTGCTTAAGAAGTTCAAGATGGATGACACAAATCCAGTTTGTACGCCAATGGAATGTGGAGTTAAGTTatcaaaggaagaagaaggagagagtgTGGATCCAACACTCTTTAAGAGTCTGGTTGGAAGCTTACGCTATCTAACGTGCACAAGACCCGACATCCTACACGCAGTTGGAGTTGTGAGTCGATACATGGAGCATCCAACAACAACTCATTTCAAGGCAGCTAAGAGGATCCTACGCTATATCAAAGGTACAATCAACTTTGGCTTGTACTACTGTATCTCTGAAGATTACAAGCTTGTTGGATATAGCGATAGCGATTGGGGTGGAGATGTAGATGACCGGAAAAGCACAAGTGGCTTCGTGTTTTTCATTGGAGAAACCGCTTTTACATGGATGTCAAAGAAGCAACCAATAGTCACCCTTTCTACTTGTGAAGCGGAGTATGTGGCAGCTACTTCATGTGTTTGCCATGCTATCTGGTTAAGAAACCTGCTAAAGGAGTTGAGTCTACCACAAGAGGAGCCAACGAAGATCTTTGTGGATAACAAGTCGGCAATAGCATTGGCAAAGAATCCAGTCTTCCATGATCGGAGTAAGCACATCGATACTCGTTATCATTACATTAGAAATTGTGTTACCAATATGGATGTGCAATTGGAGTATGTGAAAACAAATGATCAagtagctgatatcttcaccaagccACTCAAGCGGGAAGATTTTATCAAAATGAGGAGCTTACTCAGAGTAACCAAATCAAGTTTAAGAGGGGGTGTTGAAAAGTAAACTTGATTTGGGTATTGGGCTAATATTTTGCTAATCAATATT
This genomic interval carries:
- the LOC130503593 gene encoding uncharacterized protein LOC130503593, with the protein product MGKGKKSAQQAESSKEEKHAEAEGSRRLLADGEPESPPPRNDMPVSDALPEVTEELDSFNTANEKAPSEESDERTPGLGEEPSVKVPEADPQPQIGSTGAAIQDVPVTAKSPEEKDESALPLAIIEVEKELSEAESDSAKKVDDEPKDDAVTVGSESDEASQKERRKKRVLKRLGLRSGKQRKTGESSTPTQSQFLTPEDAAKSPYLAKEAGASPQLRSRRSGDKSAEPMPPLIKKRYDQFLKRKVLAERSVDLKEADQWGYLAVIKKGSMESTVSNLAVYVEQVVAEFYAGLPSTKAEADVDEVVVSVRGQEYKFSPAHLNNAIDWEPLTEEEEEEAATLDDISVTELASFITGDTKTEWDGLTTADLTPCYGALMIIAAYNWIPSTHKTYVSLERARLIYKMAHGVRVDLGKMMFRQILNLGVIQVNDARWLIFPRLIMALLQSQQAVPSYPSDKLQRPVLYKKDKRVGEIYEQRLAKGKGPAKAEPKRSSARTTRQASPAPIPAPRTATPSSRTAPRRVSLYELGSVAIPQGPLSRVDLQVALQDTTRALQALAEIVQDLQSAVAGGEEED